The proteins below come from a single Sander vitreus isolate 19-12246 chromosome 15, sanVit1, whole genome shotgun sequence genomic window:
- the gys1 gene encoding glycogen [starch] synthase, muscle, translating to MPLARSLSVTSLSGLEEWDEEFDLEDAVLFEIAWEVANKVGGIYTVLQTKARLTAEEWGENYFLVGPYVESNVRTQVELIEPTNPALKRTIDKMNSSGCKVYFGRWLIEGSPYVILIDVAFTAWSLDSWKSELWDLCDIGVPWFDREANDAVLFGFLTAWLLGEFAAQSEQPSHIVAHFHEWLAGLGLVLCRQRQLSIATIFTTHATLLGRYLCAGNVDFYNKLAEFNVDKEAGDRQIYHRYCLERAAAHCAHVFTTVSQITAIEAEFLLKRKPDIVTPNGLNVKKFSAVHEFQNLHAQSKNRIQEFVRGHFYGHLDFNLDKCLFLFIAGRYEFSNKGADIFLEALARLNYLLRVNHSDVTVIAFFIMPARTNNFNVETLKGQAVRKQLWDTAQTVKERFGKKLYESLLVGQLPDVSKIMDKEDFTLMKRAIFATQRQCQPPVCTHNMLEDSNDPILTSVRRIGLFNSSADRVKIIFHPEFLSSTSPLLPMDYEEFVRGCHLGVFPSYYEPWGYTPAECTVMGIPSISTNLSGFGCFMEEHIADPSAYGIYILDRRYRGVDESCNQLTSFLFQFCKQSRRQRIIQRNRTERLSDLLDWKYLGRYYISARHMALAKAFPDTYMYELQEPTSTSGFRYPRPASVPPSPSLSRHSSPHHSEAEDNDEEERYDEDLEAEKDRVNIRQPYTLPFKNKSSAVHGANGNGDGNGEKD from the exons ATGCCGCTGGCTCGCAGCCTCTCTGTCACGTCCCTGTCAGGACTGGAGGAGTGGGACGAGGAGTTCGATTTGGAGGACGCTGTTCTTTTTGAAATTGCATGGGAGGTCGCTAACAaag TTGGAGGTATCTACACTGTCCTCCAGACCAAAGCCCGTCTGACCGCAGAGGAATGGGGGGAGAACTATTTCCTGGTGGGTCCCTATGTGGAGAGCAACGTACGCACTCAGGTGGAGCTGATCGAGCCCACCAACCCGGCGCTGAAGAGAACCATTGACAAGATGAACTCCAGTGGGTGCAAG GTCTACTTTGGGCGGTGGCTTATCGAGGGCAGTCCCTATGTTATTCTGATTGATGTCGCTTTCACCGCCTGGTCTCTGGACAGCTGGAAGAGCGAGTTGTGGGATCTTTGTGACATTGGCGTGCCGTGGTTCGACCGCGAGGCCAACGATGCCGTGCTGTTTGGCTTCCTGACCGCCTGGCTTCTGGGAGAG TTCGCAGCCCAGAGTGAGCAACCTTCACACATCGTGGCCCATTTCCATGAGTGGTTGGCCGGCCTGGGCCTGGTGTTATGTAGACAGAGACAGTTGTCCATCGCAACCATCTTCACCACTCACGCCACACTGCTGGGACGATACCTGTGTGCTGGAAATGTGGACTTCTATAACAAACTTGCAGAG TTCAACGTGGATAAGGAAGCAGGCGATAGACAGATCTACCACCGCTACTGTTTGGAGCGGGCAGCTGCTCACTGTGCCCATGTCTTCACCACTGTGTCACAGATCACAGCCATTGAGGCAGAGTTTCTGCTCAAGAGGAAACCAG acattgttACTCCCAATGGGCTCAATGTGAAGAAGTTCTCAGCCGTGCATGAGTTTCAAAACCTCCACGCCCAGAGCAAGAATCGCATTCAGGAGTTCGTCAGGGGACACTTCTACGG GCACCTTGACTTCAACCTAGACAAGTGTTTGTTCCTCTTCATTGCTGGAAGGTATGAGTTCTCCAACAAAGGAGCCGACATCTTTTTGGAAGCTTTGGCCAGACTCAACTATCTACTGAGG GTCAATCACAGTGATGTGACCGTCATTGCATTCTTCATCATGCCGGCTCGGACTAACAACTTCAATGTGGAGACCTTGAAGGGCCAAGCAGTCAGGAAACAGCTCTG GGACACTGCTCAGACTGTGAAGGAACGTTTCGGAAAGAAACTTTATGAGTCACTACTAGT TGGGCAGCTGCCAGATGTGTcgaaaataatggacaaagaGGATTTCACCTTAATGAAGCGTGCCATTTTTGCAACTCAGAGACAATGCCAGCCTCCAGTCTGCACCCATAACATGCTGGAGGACAGCAACGACCCCATCCTTACCTCAGTTCGCCGTATTGGCCTTTTCAACAGCTCTGCTGACCGTGTCAAG ATTATCTTTCATCCAGAGTTCCTTTCGTCCACCTCTCCTCTACTTCCAATGGATTATGAGGAGTTTGTAAGAGGCTGCCACCTTGGCGTCTTCCCCTCTTACTACGAGCCTTGGGGCTACACACCAG CTGAGTGCACAGTCATGGGAATTCCATCCATCTCAACTAACCTGTCAGGCTTTGGCTGTTTCATGGAGGAACACATAGCAGACCCCTCAGCGTATG GCATTTACATCCTGGACCGGCGGTATCGGGGGGTGGATGAGTCGTGTAACCAGCTCACGTCCTTCCTGTTTCAGTTTTGTAAGCAGAGCCGGCGCCAGCGGATCATCCAGAGGAACCGTACTGAGCGTCTGAGCGACCTCTTGGACTGGAAATACCTCGGCAGG TATTATATATCTGCCCGTCATATGGCTCTGGCTAAAGCCTTCCCCGACACCTACATGTATGAACTTCAGGAGCCCACCTCA ACCTCTGGTTTCCGTTACCCCCGACCAGCCTCTGTTCCACCGTCTCCATCTCTGTCCCGCCACTCCTCCCCCCACCACAGCGAGGCTGAGGACAACGATGAAGAAGAACGCTATGATGAAGATCTAGAGGCAGAAAAGGACCGGGTAAACATCCGCCAGCCCTACACCCTGCCATTCAAAAACAAGTCTTCTGCTGTACATGGGGCTAATGGAAACGGCGATGGCAACGGCGAGAAAgactga
- the pold1 gene encoding DNA polymerase delta catalytic subunit produces MDFKRRNGGPYMGGASQAKRGRTAGEWEDSPSQFEEELSMFEEAEMEAEEMEGQAGHDVIPVGDLFSADLNPRWRRPHAPSLDPSSDTLVFQQIDLDYYLGATVAGMPGQSQGKVPIIRMFGVTDSGNSVCCHIHGFAPYFYVPAPSGFTSDYLGEFKRELNSVVLKDMRSNKDNISVTVLAVDITRKESMYGYHGKRSLDFLRITMAMPRLIAPAKRLLEQGFKFGPFPIQVYQSFEANIDFEIRFMVDSDVVGCCWIELPKSKYRVREEKSMGGTDARYPGKESLCQYEVDVGWTDLIRHPAEGDWQRIAPLRVLSFDIECAGRKGIFPEADKDPVIQIASMVQRQGETEPFIRTVFTLQSCASIVGSQILCFTQEKQLLQSWAEFLRTVDPDIITGYNIQNFDFPYLIDRAAALKVNLFPYLGRVRGIKSVLRELNFQSKQMGRRENKTINMEGRVQFDLLQVLLRDYKLRSYTLNAVSFHFLQEQKEDVQHSIITDLQNGNEQTRRRLAVYCLKDAYLPLRLLQKLMCVINYMEMARVTGVPLTYLLSRGQQIKVVSQLLRQAMKQDLVMPVVKAGGGEDYTGATVIEPEKGYYSVPIATLDFSSLYPSIMMAHNLCYTTLLQKGSAERQSLSPEDFIKTPTGDMFVKSSVRKGLLPEILENLLSARKRAKTELKKETDPFKRQVLDGRQLALKISANSVYGFTGAQVGKLPCLEISQSVTGFGRQMIEQTKQLVESKYNISNGYQGDAKVIYGDTDSVMVKLGVATVREAMDIGTEAAEWVSSHFTPPIKLEFEKVYYPYLLINKKRYAGLYFSASADTHEKMDCKGIETVRRDNCPLVANLINTCLQRILIDRDPQGAVAHAKEVISDLLCNRIDISQLVITKELTRTAQEYAGKQAHVELAERMKKRDAGSAPNLGDRVPYVIIKAAKGVAAYMKSEDPIFVLENNIPIDTQYYLEQQLSKPLLRIFEPILGESKAENILLKGDHTRCKTVLTSKIGGLMAFAQKRSTCIGCKAVLKTDAAVCDFCKKKESELYQKEIFHLSTLEERFSRLWTQCQRCQGSLHEDVLCTSRDCPIFYMRKKVQKDLDDQSKLVDRFGW; encoded by the exons ATGGATTTTAAAAGACGCAATGGTGGCCCTTATATGGGTGGTGCGTCCCAGGCCAAACGGGGTAGAACAGCTGGTGAATGGGAGGACAGTCCATCGCAGTTTGAAGAGGAGTTGTCCATGTTCGAGGAAGCAGAGATGGAGGCAGAAGAGATGGAGGGGCAGGCAGGTCATGATGTTATTCCTGTAG GTGACCTCTTCTCAGCAGACCTTAACCCTCGTTGGCGGCGGCCTCATGCCCCTTCACTGGACCCATCATCTGATACTTTGGTGTTTCAGCAGATTGATCTTGACTATTATTTAG GGGCAACAGTGGCTGGCATGCCTGGCCAGTCACAGGGAAAAGTCCCAATCATTCGAATGTTTGGGGTGACAGACAGTGGCAATAGTGTGTGTTGCCACATCCATGGTTTTGCACCTTACTTCTATGTTCCTGCACCAAGCG GGTTCACATCTGATTACCTGGGTGAATTTAAAAGAGAGTTGAACTCTGTTGTCCTGAAGGACATGCGATCCAATAAGGACAACATCTCTGTCACAGTGTTGGCTGTGGACATTACCCGCAAAGAGA GCATGTATGGTTACCATGGAAAACGCAGTCTGGATTTTTTGCGGATAACAATGGCGATGCCTCGTCTCATCGCCCCAGCAAAGAGACTGCTGGAGCAGGGCTTCAAGTTTGGACCTTTCCCCATCCAGGTTTACCAATCCTTTGAGGCCAACATAGATTTTGAGATAAG GTTTATGGTGGACAGTGATGTGGTGGGATGCTGCTGGATTGAACTTCCCAAAAGCAAGTACAGAGTGCGTGAAGAGAAGAGCATGGGGGGCACGGATGCTCGGTACCCAGGCAAG GAGTCATTGTGTCAGTATGAGGTGGATGTGGGATGGACAGATTTGATAAGACACCCTGCAGAAGGAGATTGGCAAAGGATCGCACCGCTCAGGGTCCTCAGCTTTGACATTGAGTGTGCAGGAAGAAAAG GAATCTTCCCAGAAGCAGACAAAGACCCTGTGATTCAGATAGCATCTATGGTGCAGCGGCAGGGTGAGACAGAGCCCTTCATTCGCACTGTGTTCACTCTCCAGTCCTGCGCCAGCATCGTGGGCTCTCAGATATTGTGCTTTACACAGGAGAAACAGCTACTGCAG AGCTGGGCGGAGTTTTTGAGGACGGTGGACCCAGACATCATCACTGGATACAACATCCAAAACTTTGACTTTCCCTACTTGATCGACAGGGCAGCTGCTTTAAAG gtgaatCTCTTTCCTTACCTCGGCCGAGTGCGAGGCATCAAGTCAGTCTTGCGAGAACTAAACTTCCAGAGCAAGCAGATGGGCCGCAGAGAGAACAAGACCATTAACATGGAGGGCCGGGTTCAGTTTGATCTCCTGCAG GTTCTTCTCAGGGACTATAAACTGCGCTCGTACACACTGAACGCAGTGAGTTTCCACTTCCTGCAAGAGCAGAAAGAGGATGTGCAGCACTCCATCATCACTGATCTGCAG AATGGCAATGAACAAACACGTCGTCGTTTGGCTGTCTACTGCCTGAAAGACGCCTACCTCCCACTGCGCTTGCTGCAGAAGCTGATGTGTGTGATTAACTACATGGAGATGGCCAGAGTGACAGGTGTGCCTCTCACCTACCTGCTATCAAGAGGACAGCAAATCAAAGTTGTCTCTCAGCTGCTGCGACAG GCCATGAAACAGGACCTGGTCATGCCTGTTGTaaaagcaggaggaggagaagactACACTGGAGCGACTGTCATTGAGCCAGAGAAAGG GTATTACAGCGTCCCTATTGCCACCCTGGATTTCTCCTCCTTGTATCCGTCCATCATGATGGCTCACAATCTGTGCTACACCACCCTGCTGCAGAAAGgctcagcagagagacagag CCTCTCACCAGAGGACTTCATCAAGACTCCGACTGGTGATATGTTTGTGAAGAGCTCTGTGAGGAAAGGACTTCTACCTGAGATCCTGGAGAATCTGCTGTCTGCCAGGAAGAG ggccaaaacagagctaaagaaGGAGACTGACCCTTTCAAGAGGCAGGTGCTGGACGGCCGACAGCTCGCACTCAAAATCAGCGCAAACTCCGTCTATGGCTTCACAGGTGCTCAGGTGGGCAAGCTGCCCTGCCTAGAGATCTCACAG AGTGTCACAGGTTTTGGAAGACAGATGATCGAGCAAACTAAACAGTTGGTGGAGTCCAAGTACAACATTTCCAATGGTTACCAAGGTGATGCCAAG GTAATTTATGGGGACACAGACTCCGTCATGGTTAAGCTTGGAGTTGCTACGGTGAGGGAGGCTATGGATATTGGGACGGAGGCAGCAGAGTGGGTATCGTCCCATTTCACACCGCCCATCAAACTGGAGTTTGAGAAG GTGTACTACCCATACCTGCTGATCAACAAGAAGCGCTACGCTGGCCTCTATTTCTCCGCCAGTGCAGACACACATGAAAAGATGGACTGTAAAGGCATTGAGACTGTCCGCAGAGACAACTGCCCTCTGGTGGCTAACCTCATCAACACCTGTCTGCAGAGAATCCTCATAGACAG GGATCCCCAGGGTGCTGTGGCTCATGCTAAAGAGGTGATCTCAGACCTACTGTGCAACCGTATCGACATCAGCCAGCTTGTCATCACCAAGGAGCTAACACGCACCGCCCAGGAGTATGCTGGCAAACAGGCACACGTGGAGCTGGCTGAGAG GATGAAGAAAAGAGATGCTGGCAGCGCTCCGAACTTGGGAGACCGAGTTCCATACGTCATTATTAAGGCTGCAAAGGGAGTAGCAGCATACATGAAGTCAGAG GACCCGATCTTTGTGCTGGAGAACAACATTCCTATAGACACACAATACTACCTGGAGCAGCAGCTGTCCAAGCCCCTGCTGAGAATATTTGAGCCAATCCTGGGAGAGAGCAAGGCAGAGAACATCCTGCTCA AGGGAGACCACACACGCTGCAAGACTGTGTTGACCTCGAAGATCGGGGGCCTCATGGCATTTGCTCAGAAGAGAAGCACCTGCATTGGCTGCAAAGCTGTGCTCAAGACGGACG CGGCTGTGTGCGATTTCTGTAAGAAGAAGGAGTCTGAACTGTACCAAAAAGAG ATCTTTCACCTCAGCACACTGGAGGAGCGTTTCTCTCGCCTGTGGACTCAGTGTCAGCGTTGTCAGGGCTCCCTCCATGAGGATGTGCTCTGCACCag